In Oncorhynchus clarkii lewisi isolate Uvic-CL-2024 chromosome 16, UVic_Ocla_1.0, whole genome shotgun sequence, one genomic interval encodes:
- the LOC139367288 gene encoding growth hormone releasing hormone receptor 2, giving the protein MSFSKIRTTHPECSIVLHLLEKEGECKLQMRNTKALSLSTPNNTTGCLVEWDGVSCWPAALNGESLSVSCPLILLKPDSPPALITRNCTPEGWSKPSLPYYKACYFEDSSEEEEETGDKQNYFATVKIIYTVGYGLSLASLFIAILVFCIFRKLLCIRTSIHLNLFSTFILRGLAVFVKDAVLFADESMDHCTVSTVTCKAAVTFFQYCVLANFFWLLVEGLYLQTLLVFTFAQKIKLFWLYSGIGWGTPSVTIIIWTLLKSQFDNEGCWDNLDSALWWIIKTPILLSVFINFVVFVNISRIIIQKTKATDQNGSEGLQVYRRLARSTLLLIPLFGVHYVVFALLPEHVGVGARLSLELVLGSFQGFIVALLYCFLNGEVQNEIRKAMKGCRSQTENNVFNLATQDYVA; this is encoded by the exons ATGTCATTCTCAAAG ATCAGGACCACTCATCCTGAATGCTCCATTGTCCTCCACCTCTTGGAGAAAGAGGGCGAGTGCAAACTCCAGATGAGGAACACCAAGGCACTGTCCTTGTCAACTCCTAATAACACTACAG GTTGTCTGGTGGAGTGGGATGGTGTGAGCTGCTGGCCCGCAGCCCTAAATGGGGAGAGCCTCTCCGTATCATGTCCTCTGATCCTCTTGAAGCCAGACTCTCCCCCAG CTCTAATCACACGCAACTGCACCCCCGAAGGATGGAGTAAGCCAAGCTTGCCATATTACAAAGCCTGTTACTTTGAGGACAgcagtgaagaagaggaggagactggGGATAAG CAAAATTACTTTGCTACGGTGAAGATCATTTATACTGTGGGCTATGGGTTGTCGCTGGCATCGCTCTTCATTGCCATTCTGGTCTTCTGTATCTTCAG GAAGCTGCTGTGCATCAGGACCTCCATCCACCTCAACCTGTTTTCCACCTTCATCCTCCGTGGCCTGGCCGTGTTTGTTAAGGACGCCGTACTGTTTGCAGACGAAAGCATGGACCACTGCACTGTCTCAACG GTAACGTGTAAAGCAGCAGTGACTTTCTTCCAGTACTGTGTCTTGGCCAACTTCTTCTGGCTTCTTGTAGAGGGCTTGTACCTGCAAACTTTGCTGGTATTCACCTTTGCACAGAAGATAAAACTCTTCTGGTTGTACAGTGGCATAGGCTggg GCACTCCCTCAGTGACCATCATAATTTGGACCCTGCTGAAGAGTCAGTTTGACAATGAAGG ATGCTGGGACAACCTTGACAGTGCCTTGTGGTGGATCATCAAAACTCCCATCCTCTTATCTGTCTTT ATCAACTTCGTGGTGTTTGTGAACATTAGTAGGATCATCATTCAGAAGACCAAGGCCACAGACCAGAATGGAAGTGAGGGACTTCAGGTCTACAG GAGGCTGGCGAGATCCACCCTTCTTCTCATCCCTCTGTTTGGAGTGCACTATGTGGTCTTCGCCCTCTTACCTGAGCATGTGGGTGTAGGGGCCCGACTCTCCCTGGAGCTGGTCCTGGGCTCCTTCCAG GGGTTTATAGTTGCATTGTTGTACTGCTTCTTGAATGGGGAG gTACAAAATGAAATTCGAAAGGCGATGAAGGGGTGTCGTTCTCAGACAGAAAACAATGTCTTCAATCTGGCAACCCAGGACTATGTAGCCTAG